The Vigna unguiculata cultivar IT97K-499-35 chromosome 11, ASM411807v1, whole genome shotgun sequence genomic sequence CTGTATTCATATTCGTCGAGTATCCAATTTGCAGGTActcgcataattttttaatatccacggatacccgtgagtatttacaaaaaaataaaatatttaacaacatattttaatcgtaaattcaaataaaatacaatacataacattcataaattttaaacaaagtccaaataacctaattaaatgggttgaatgacagtttacaaagaaatgaaatttttttaaagctaattaataaaaaataactcattcaaaatcaatatattaatattttaatcaagtttttttaattttttttaacttaaattaaagtatagcgggtacgggtatccacgggtatagATAGTATACTATAATACCTGTACACGCTCCATTAACACAcgggtattaaaaatatatgtatccgTTACCCACggatatccatttacaatatctaTTTCCTACCCATTATGGGTTTTATTTGCGGATACCCAcgggtacgaattttttttacatcctTATTATACCTCTAGATGATTCAGATCTACAATAACTATAACTCCTTAAAAGATATCATAACATCTGCACTCTTATTGACCACCCCCTTCtccatatttaattaaatttctcaagctataaaaaaagaggagaaaaaatGAAGCAAAGATTCTGCACTTGATGCAAAAAGATAACAATGACAGAAGCTTACAGGAATTGTGCCAGAAACAGAGCCTCCTCCAATGTCATTTTCCAACAAATTTCTGCACTTGACATTCTTCTGAAGGAGATGCTTTACTGTGACCAAGGCTGAAATGGGTTCAAAGGAAAACTAAATACATAAGTAAGTTTCTCTTTTCCAAATATTTCCTGTTTCTTATTACCAAAAGGTAGTAGTGAATATGAAATTGGAGGAATAAGAAGGATGGAGCATACCAGCCATGGAATCTGCTGATCCAACAGACAGTGAAAATGTTGCTAATCGTTTTATAAATGCAGCAGTCTTTTGCATGTCATGATGCTTATCATCGCACAACATTATCTTCAAAGCTTCTGCCAACACCTCTCCTTGATCTCTGTTTCATAAATATAAAGCAGGAACAGGaacaagttaaaaaataaaaattaaactgaaAAATTTGCTAATGAGGTGCATTTCCTTGTACACACATTAAAAAGATCAAACAAGGAACAAAAATATGAAACgcataaaacaaaaattcaacaGTATGTTTCCATTCCATGCTTTCATTGGATGCACATGTGTGTGTCCGCATCAAGCACATATGGAATAAGATCAGTTTTCCTACAAAAGTATATATCAAAAGAACTAACTGATTCTAAAAGCACAAGAAGTTAGGTGAAAGCAtgttagtaatttttatttccatttctCTAATACATTCATTCATGACAAGGGGCCCCGGGGCTCTAGGTGCCAATATCATTTTAGTTACAACATTTTCTTTAGGTGTCAATATATGCAAGCAAACTCTACCTTGGGctaaaactataatttaattagaaaaatgagGGAAGATAAGACTGAATTCCTAGCCATACGGAAATGAAAAGTCTGATACCTACATCTTCTGAAAGCTTAAGGTAGCCAGGACCCACAGGATGTATTGTTCTCCAATTTGTTAACGTAGATACTAAAATTAAGTCTTAAAAAGTAGACTCTAAATCTAATTCACTTTCACAAAATCGGATTTCTAACACATTCTCCTCATACCCTCATACCAAAGAATGTACATCGGTGTAGCAATAAATATTTAAGGATGGTTTTGATAGCAAAACTAATTGCAAGCGATAAGATAAGTTCAACAAATCACGCTATAATAGATTCCGATACTATCTCAATAAGTGAATTTTAAACATAATctcacaaaatataatttttaaagtgAGGTCAACACTCACTTATATGCTATAATTTTGTCAAATCTTTAGTCAATGTAAGATATCCAAACATATACTAACTAATGAACGTAAACTAGCATGAAAGACAACACACAAGAACAAATACACGAATATCAAACCAACAGAAATGACCTATCCTGCATGTCTGGTTGATTTTCAGCAACAGAAAACACTGGATATTGGGAAAACAAAttggaaaaaaaggaaaatgctGACTTCAggatattgtattttaaaacaaaCCTTCCTGGCCTGTATTCAAGAACAAGATTGTAAAGATGGATAAAGAAGTCCTGTAAATCAACATTCAGGGCATCAAGATTGTTCCTCATCACTTTAAAAGCAACAATGCAGCATTGGAGACGTTCCGATACAGTCAAACATTTAGAAGACTTGTCAGAAGTGTTGCCTGAATTGCTACTTCCAGAAGCAAGTACTTTCAGATGGTTCATTAGATCACCCATGAAATCAAGGTCAATCAGATGTGAGAATTTTGCCAGTCCTTTCAGACAAGGAGCAAGTAAAGGGAGGGGTTCCACTGCAGCAGATAATGCCCCAGCGTTAGCTTCAGGCCTGAGAAAAGAAGTGAGGGAAAATTATCGAACCATCGTGACTGAaagtgattaattattattcaaaactTACTTAATGATACACAAACAAGCATTAATCAAGAAATAGAcacaagaaaatataaaaaaataaataaagtagcTATTTCATCGAAAACAGAGTTTTATAGAAACAAGAAAACCAATATTTCCCCATGATATAGTAATACACGCAATATAAAACACACCTGGCACCGATGGACTGCATTGTATGCTTCAAAATACGAAAGTATGTCTCAAAGACAGCAGAGAGTGTTTCAGTTTGCATCTGTTTCCTCTCCATAACATCCGGGGCAAAGGATGCAGCCTTGTAATCAGCTTCAACCTCCTCTCTCGTCTTAGAAATCAATTCTTGCCTACTTTTCTTTCTATCATTCTCCGTCAACTGATTTGATGCCTCAGAGTGTTtccttttcttacttttcttatcttttaatttctgaTCCTCTTCTGTCTTTCCAGACTTCAAGAGATCCTCATTAAATGAAAGGGACAAGAAAACCTGAAAAGGTATTGCAAAAAAGAAACATTACTTAACAGCTCTATCAAACAttccacaaaaaataaaataaaatagatttcacCAAAGTAGCAACAGGACACAACTTGTTTTGTGccctttaaaagaaaaaaccttttttttattaaaacatgtCTAAAATGGTAGAAACTGATTTTACCACAAAAGAGTGAAGTGGAAACTGTCTAGAGAAACAGAAAATTGATGAAGTATAGATTTCAAACAAAAGATACAATTATCGAGGGGGTGGGTCATACATCAACAGAATCTGGGTGCATTTGGCAGTTGTAAGCTTTAACATAATCGGCAATCAATCGAACTGCCTCAACAGTCACTTCACCCCCATGTTTACCCTCATTtgtaaagagtgatttaatcgTGGAACAACAAAGTTTCCTGttgaaaagaaacaagaaatttCAACTACGTAAATAGCAATAACTAGCAAGtgtcatgaaaaaaaaatcagtaccCATATTAAGCACAAAATAATTCATAACCCACAAATTACTGTCTTCCAAAAAGATTCAGGGGTCAACGTTAAAAACAGAAGCTAAGTAAACAGTACATTATGTCTTTCTACAACTGGAGAAACTGAAATTAGAAATATGCCTGAATTTCTGATTCAGCTTCCAGGGAGAAGTGAATGATGTCACAACATAGAATCATGGAATGAAACAAGATATTTCATTATGCAACTTGGCAACAAGTTCCTGTGGTAAAAGTTCATAACTGACTACATGCCTCAAGCAGTTATTATTCTTCACAATAGTTGTTTAACTCAACAAAAACACAATGATGTTATGCTAAAGCATCGAATGCAACttcataaataataacattCTACAACTCTTTTTGACAAGGTAGGGTTTCCAAAACTATTCTGTATACTCCCCACTCCAAACCACCTCAATCACAAGAAATTAATTTGAACACACTAACAAAGGACTCAAAGGAACTTCCATTGAGAAAGAAAATGCATTTTCTTTACATTTATAAATTCCAATGACCAGTAAATCACAGACAATTTTTATGTATACCAAAGAAGGCAGTCCCagcattttaaattttaatccaaCAAGAACCCAATTACCATAGACTTTTGGTCTAATCACCGAAATGCCAGCATACACAGTTTCCATTTCTGATGAATAAGAataacatttacaaaattaatttcatgtttTCCATGGCAAATTCCATAAAATTCAGGAGAAAGCTTATCATAATGAAGAATCATCAACAACAAATATACAATAGAACCTTATAGCCTCATCAGTAGAGCCTATGTTTCTGATAGTAGCCTCCAACAAACTTTCACGAAAGTTGAAATGGGGATTTGCATCAAGCAAAGAACAAATACAACGAACTGCTACATGTTGAAATAAAGGCTTCTTCTCTAAGATTACCAGCCTTTGCAAATATGCCTGAcaacatgacaaaaaaaatacatcttAGAAGAATAAAGATCAACAAAGTTCATATTTTGTAACAACTGCAAAcaatatatcttaaaaaaaattgaccaaTGAAGTAGATTCAAGAAAAAAGGTAACAACCACCATCAAAAGCACAGGCACTGAAAATCATATATATGAACAGTATAACTATGATTTAGTTAAATAAAGGAATCTTAGTATTTGCAAAACATTTTAGCATGAATGTCAACCTTGTATGCTGAAAGAAGAGTAGACTCATAATAACGCATCTTTCTAACAGTCTTTGAAACCTTCATCTCTAATTCCTTTTCAGTAGGAAGCCTGATCCGATAACTGTCACATTTCATGTATTAACATGAAAGTTCAAACATTAAAAGTAGGATTAAAGTTGATTCAGAgccaaaataatcataatatcgTTACATATAAATTGtgcattataatatataaactatcAGGAAATACCCAGGGACAATATCTTTGAAAACTGCCAAGAGGGATAGAAGTCCAAGCTTAACAATGGTATGGTCGTCATCTTTAGATAATTGCACCATCTCTTTCAGTAATTTAATGTTGGACTCTGGATCTGTAAGCAAGGCATTCCCTAATTCTGCAAGTTTACACTTCTTGCTTTCAAATGTCTGCTCAGCTGTAAGATCTTCCTTTACCTCAGCCTGAACAAAGTTAAGACAATATATCAAAAAATTTGCACAATATCtagttcaataatttttagCCTTGTAAAAGGTGTAGGCAGTTTCAAcataatatatgatatttacaattaatattaaaatacagTTAATAGGTGAA encodes the following:
- the LOC114169492 gene encoding nucleolar complex protein 3 homolog produces the protein MGKKKQKVVLPPELPPEIPDDEVEVSDEDLQFIKENRNYASLLSTLDTHSITKHVTRVADAKDDALEKLYEKRMQKNALKKEKEETGLQVDRVDALPIKTLDGKLHYRTASKTVSENDLSEEGTAEDTNMDEGMVKLTKAEKRAKLKKMKKEAKKQGKEMAKAEVEETPHAAVLAEVKEDLTAEQTFESKKCKLAELGNALLTDPESNIKLLKEMVQLSKDDDHTIVKLGLLSLLAVFKDIVPGYRIRLPTEKELEMKVSKTVRKMRYYESTLLSAYKAYLQRLVILEKKPLFQHVAVRCICSLLDANPHFNFRESLLEATIRNIGSTDEAIRKLCCSTIKSLFTNEGKHGGEVTVEAVRLIADYVKAYNCQMHPDSVDVFLSLSFNEDLLKSGKTEEDQKLKDKKSKKRKHSEASNQLTENDRKKSRQELISKTREEVEADYKAASFAPDVMERKQMQTETLSAVFETYFRILKHTMQSIGARPEANAGALSAAVEPLPLLAPCLKGLAKFSHLIDLDFMGDLMNHLKVLASGSSNSGNTSDKSSKCLTVSERLQCCIVAFKVMRNNLDALNVDLQDFFIHLYNLVLEYRPGRDQGEVLAEALKIMLCDDKHHDMQKTAAFIKRLATFSLSVGSADSMAALVTVKHLLQKNVKCRNLLENDIGGGSVSGTIPKYLPYSTDPNLSGALASVLWELNILSSHYHPSISTLASGISSMSTAHNQVLLSKSSPQLAFKEMSLDQELCFTQQSGSIKLKNKRRTNGPAASLSIGSTTVKSSFDDNELQRKLISHFMVHHDIKENERLRKELDRTASSLQLYEQYKKQKKLSKPRR